The Agelaius phoeniceus isolate bAgePho1 chromosome 2, bAgePho1.hap1, whole genome shotgun sequence region TAATTTATTATTTGTAATTATTTGAACGTTCTATTTCTAGAGAATTCAAACATCGGGGGTTGACATTAATATTGGTGACCTGGCAAAAGTAGCTAACACTCTTTCATTTCTATTTAGGTAAGCACAAAATAATTTACTTTAcaccatgtcttttccttccaTCACAACTTAATGGTGGTAGAGAAAATTATATCAAATGTCAGTATAAAATGAAGTGATTTGGGAAAAAGACAAAAGTTTGTAAGTATCAGTACACAGAAAAGAGCACCTGTGTTTAGTTTGATTATTAACAAGTGTAGTTACTTAATATACAGTATCActttttgtaattaaaaaataagaagagGAAATGGTTCTGAGATGGCTGTCTGCAAGCTCTAGACCTAGTGGCAAGATAGAGGAAGTTAAGCTCAGTTTTAAAGCTAAGTCAGCTGGGCTTTTGACAATCCTGGAAAAAGCTGGGCTTTTGCTCATCCTGgaaaaagtgtattttaaaaacttcttgTTTCTTGGAGATCAGAAATCAGCATGGGTGCCTTTTTGAAGGATACAGAACTTATAATATTGCCTTCGGCCATGAGTTGAGTTTTTAAGGTAGTATTTTTAGTTgataaatttttctatttttagaaaGATAAAATTTTCAAGATCTTGCTTGTCTTTTAAATATCTACTATCTAAACATTTTATGTAACATTAATACAATTCAGGAAAATATACCAGTAGAAATTTAAAATACTACTTTTCCATCTATAAAATAGAACATCTGAAGTTATGTTCAACCATGCTACTTGGAGGACCAACTTACTTTCTCTTGTATTGATGCCTCTTTAAGAGGAGTGAACCTGCATGAGCAAACACAGAGTAGGATTTTTGTGTACTTGTTTCTGTAGAGGAAATCAAGAGGCAGTTTTCCTTTAGACTTGCTGCCTTTTCATTGAAGGGTTTGTGACATCACTTGACTCCGTTAGTAGCCATTATACTGTGACCTAGAAGTCCTTACTTTTGATGGTACTTCAGTTCCACCTGCTGAGTGTTTAATTAAATTGAGTTGTTTCTAAAATAATGATACTGTTTACCTCTCTACACACACCCCTCACTTGTGCCTTCTTCCAGCTGCTACAGCACTTGCAGGCTGTGATTACTTTTGGTTTGATGTTGGATGTTGTGCAAGCCCAGCGAAGCTAGGCCTTTGTATATTAAGGCATATTAAGTTGATGTTGTTTTTTGCACATGGATGCGGATGATCAGTAacattctggggaaaaaaatcacaggctGCTGAATTCCTTTAAAGTACATGTAAGGTAGAAATAAAAGCCGTCTCTTTGGGGTGAAATGAGGAATTGTATTAAATTGGTGGAGATTGAAATTGATGCAGTGATTTCTGGATGTATCTATTATAGCACAGCAGCCAGGAACAACCTCTCTACAGAGGAACTTGTCACCTCCTTGGGCAGCGGCATCAGCACTCTGCCAAAACACGCGCTTCAGGTTATTCGGCACGTGTGGAACGAGCAGGGCAAAGCCATTGCTGGGTCAGAAGATGCAAGAACTACGGCCACAGTGGGGCAGGTAACTAAAGGACAAAGTGCTGCTGAGCTGATGGTGAACATCTCAGACATGTCAGTGTCTCACTGTGTGTGGTGTGTTGTGTTGTCAGGCAGGCAGAGGTGGATAGGCTGCTGAAAGCTTTCCTACCTGTGTGCACAGTTACATGTTGCCAAATACCTACTCAGATAAAGCAGCATATGCAATAAAGTTGTCTGCATGCTGAACAGTTTTGTAATATTATTGTTTGGATGATAAAGTCACATTTTctacctttttaaaaatttatgttTTGTAGTACTCTTAGGGAAGATGAATGGCAGTCAGTCTGGCAGACTGTTGTATTAGCTCATTATGTAAATCTGTTGTAAGTGTAAATTGTTCTTTAAAGTTGTTAACACCAGCACTTGACTGCtcattctttctctcccttaaatttaaatattattctTAAAGATACTTTCTGTCAGTTTCCAGCATTCTGTTTTTGCTTGAAAAAGTAGCAATCTGTTTAtgtttcaagatttttttttctgacagcaGTTTAAAAGAGTATAGAAGTAGGAGAGGAGAATCTTTTTCTGAGGCTTGATATAAACTTCTAAAGGTTCTTCTTCACAAAAGGCTAAAAATTATAACTTACTTGTCTGAAATGTATCTGTTATGTACTTGGATTTATCTAAAATGTAGTTATGAAATgccataatttttttctgttattgcTATTCTGAATTATTTGGTCTAGACTTAGAAACTTCTGATTTAGAAACttctaaaaaaaagaaaacatgacaAAAACCTGCTTGCCTGGGTGAACTCTGTGGCTTAAGCTCCTCTTACTAGAATTTTAAGAAGAGTGTACTTGTCTGTTGATTGTACTTGAATAAGGAAAACAGATCAAGTGAAATAACTTATTAAATACTTATTTATTCACCGTTAAATGGAAGGGCAGATCATTTGTAGTCACAGTAATACCTGAATGCTTatgtttgttttccatttaGGTAAGATCTCTTGATGTCCTGTATTGTCTGTGAACTATCCCTCCAAGTGAATAGCAATGTGGGGGTAGATCTCTGTCTGTGACACTATTTCCAATGATTTTCATCTTTGTAGTTTGTAGATATGAAATGGAAGCTGGGAGTTGCCATGAGCTCTGACACCTGCAGGTCTCTGAAGTACCCCTATGTCACAGTGACACTAACAGTGGCAGACCCTTCAGGACAAATAACAGACAAATCTTTTGAAATGACGATCCCACAGTTCAAGGTCTGTCCTGAGTGTTACTTGAATGTTCATTCTCCTAAAAATAGCAGTGCAATTGTTGGGAGGGTCAGCTGTATACCCTGGTGCATATGTTTGTGCTGCTTGTTTACTCATACAGTCATGCAAACAGGAACATTAAATAActattttaaacacagaataCTTCTTAGTATTTATTATCTAAATTTTTATCTATCTTATCTACCTTATTATTATCTTAtctatattattattattattattatctaaATTATTATCTATCTTATCTACCTCACTTAGCTGAAAATGTTAATTGAGCAGTAATTGGTCATTTCTCCTACAAATTAACTAAAGACATGAAATCTTTTAGAGCTTGCCAGCTATCATTCTGCCATGTTAAAAGTTCATAGAATGTTTTTGATCTACAGAACTGTTCCCCAGCCTCAAAATCTAAAACTTGGCTTAAGCCTAACAATTGCTAATGATTAGGAATGGAGATCAGTCTGCTTTATCACCACTGACTCTTAATTGCTGTGTCTGCATCTATGAATTTATGTAACTTTAGTTTGGCATAAACATGGCCCTTGTATTGTGATTCCTGATTAAAGGGTCAATGCATCACCTAGAATATCATACAAATGTAATTAGATCCTTGGAATTTGATTGGCAGAAATTTGAGAAGGATATTCTGAATCTTCGAGTGTTGTGAAATGTTGTGTTTATTCTGGTTGAAGCCTATTTGATAATTTGTTCTTCAGCTACTTCAGGAAATGAATGCCACATTTGACAAGTCTGGATTATTTCAGCTGGGAGTAGAAACATTCGTGTGagaggggttttttattttatttttatggcatGACAGCTACTTTTTACTTTTCCTATTAATAGGCAAGCCCATGCTAATAAGGCATCACCTTCATAGGATTCATAGTTAATGTGTTCAAATGCCAACCAGcccacagaaaggaaaacagatatTTTCAGTTCAAGCTGTGCATTGAAAGTGAGAAATATGGACAGTATTTTTCGTCTAACACATTAGTTTAAACTGCAGTTTGAGCTTTTCTTCAAGCAACTGAAATTTGTCTAAATTCTTGCTTTTTAGAATTTCTCCAGACAGTTCAAGGAAATGGCATCTGTTCTTGAAACAGTTTGAAGGGAACTTTTATTTCCAGTGACATGTTGGAGAAGATCAAGTAAACTTTCCATTCTGCATAGGGAATAAAGTGCCATTGTTCAGCAAGGTATGTATCCTTGTCTTCTTGACAGGATTTGGTCAGCATCACCCTTGCATTGCTGTGAAGATTTCTTCGCTTTTGATTACTTGAAGTCAGCTCTGCAGTGTTTGTGAGAACATGTCCAGCTTTGCTCATCCTGGTACACAGAAGATCAGGATGTGTATGGAGAAGCATCTCTGTAGACTTCCTAATATCCACATAAGAAACTATACACTAAATTCTGTATTGCATAAAGACACCTGAAAATGTTGACTGGGAAGATACTGAGAGAAGTGTAAATCccatattaatatttttatctgtAAAATTAGGATGGGCTTGGACTCAACAGTATTATTACATATAAGGAGAATATGAAGTTACAAGCATACAGCTACTCTTGAGGAATAGCATTGTTGGGTTGTTGATTGCAGCTATTTGCAGATCTGGCTTCCAGTCTTTTCATAACTGGAGACTGTACTTGTCCTAACAACTTGTtgatttcaaatatttatttcccaCCACCTAGGCTTATAAAGACTGAATGAATGCATTAAGCTTTTTCAGAGACCCAAAATTCTCTGAAACGAAGCCCAGAGGCTAATTTTACATAAAGGTAGAAAGGAAAGTTAATTCAAAACTATTTTaatgggtttttgtttttcatttcatcCATTGTTAATCTGTGGCATTCTGCTTGATGTTTTGGTCTAAAGTCTTCTTtctaattaaattaaaatattgattTAGTTACTTCAACCTCTGAACTAGAAAAGTCAAGAGAAAACTTGAAAATTCTGTCTGGAGAGGTAGCCAAGCACATCAGAGAAAGGACCACACTAAAAGATTTCTTAGAGTGTTGCACTGTAACAGGCAGCCACTGGACTGTGTTCTGCATGTTGCCCTAAGAAGGTGTCCTAACCAACAAAATTTTGACTTTGATGTTGAAAATGGGGGCATTTCTAAAGAGGAGTGATTAATCCAACGTGCTTGTATGCtcgcctcttttttttttttccttgaatattccataaaacaaaacacactgcAAATATTGTGGGATGTAATGAAAGCAATACTGTTGCATCTCCAGATGTACTGGTGGTGTAGTAGAACAAGTAAATCTGAAGAGAGATAATTCACACTGATAAGCAGATTGAAGTTTCTGCTTCAACTTCAGGCTGGCAGGGACTGCCCAGCTTTGCTGGGACAGATCCTCAAATGATTTCAGGCCCACTTAAAATGTGAACATCTACTCTACCTTTCTAAGTCAaatctgttttttaaattaacatttGTAAGAGCTGGCTGAAAGTCATTGATACAGGTTATGCCTGCCTTTTTGTGCTGTGAAAATAAACTGCAGCACATTGTGTGTGCTGCATATGCTCCAATCCTTTCAGG contains the following coding sequences:
- the COMMD6 gene encoding COMM domain-containing protein 6 — protein: MAGGSAGAPARALVALDGGGAADKIRLIPQDFFAELCEQIIQHLNHKIPGINTAELCQRIQTSGVDINIGDLAKVANTLSFLFSTAARNNLSTEELVTSLGSGISTLPKHALQVIRHVWNEQGKAIAGSEDARTTATVGQFVDMKWKLGVAMSSDTCRSLKYPYVTVTLTVADPSGQITDKSFEMTIPQFKNFSRQFKEMASVLETV